In Ruminiclostridium papyrosolvens DSM 2782, the following proteins share a genomic window:
- a CDS encoding tRNA1(Val) (adenine(37)-N6)-methyltransferase, translating to MVTIREKERIDDLQLHGLRLIQNTEKFCFGVDAVLLSDFADVKRNSKVLDIGTGTGIIPVLLAGKTKAAKIVGLEIQEEMAEMASRSVTLNQLSERLEIVQGDIKLYREYFGKSSFDVVVSNPPYTNKGCGLINPMDSKAISRHEILCSLEDVVSAAAALLVPGGQLAMVHRPERLADIICSMRNNGIEPKYLRLVHPKPGKKPNMLLIKGNRGGNPELKVMEPLYVYNSDGTYSDEINKIYGR from the coding sequence TTTAAGGCTGATACAAAATACGGAAAAATTCTGCTTTGGAGTGGACGCGGTTTTACTGTCTGATTTTGCTGATGTCAAGAGAAACAGTAAAGTACTTGATATAGGAACGGGAACAGGGATAATACCTGTACTTCTGGCAGGAAAAACAAAGGCTGCCAAGATTGTTGGCCTTGAAATTCAGGAAGAAATGGCTGAGATGGCTTCCAGAAGTGTAACCCTGAACCAACTTTCGGAAAGACTTGAGATAGTTCAGGGTGACATAAAACTCTACAGAGAGTATTTTGGGAAATCAAGTTTCGATGTTGTAGTATCCAATCCCCCTTACACCAATAAGGGCTGCGGACTGATAAATCCCATGGACAGCAAGGCAATTTCCCGGCATGAGATTTTATGCAGTCTGGAGGATGTCGTAAGTGCGGCGGCGGCATTACTGGTGCCCGGAGGGCAGCTTGCAATGGTACACAGGCCTGAAAGACTGGCTGATATCATATGCAGTATGAGAAATAATGGTATTGAGCCAAAATATTTAAGACTGGTACATCCAAAACCCGGAAAGAAACCAAATATGCTGCTTATTAAGGGAAATAGAGGCGGCAACCCTGAACTTAAGGTAATGGAACCTTTATATGTATATAACTCAGATGGAACATACTCTGATGAGATAAATAAAATATATGGAAGATAA
- the rsmI gene encoding 16S rRNA (cytidine(1402)-2'-O)-methyltransferase, protein MSEKGKLYLVATPIGNLQDITFRAINTLKEVDFIAAEDTRQTIKLLNHFEIKKPLVSYYEHNKVVKGNYLIEQLLLGKNIALVSDAGSPGISDPGEDLVKLAIENSVEVTMIPGPVAAVTGLVISGLPAGRFVFEGFLPMNKRSRQERLQQLKNETRTIIFYEAPHKLPYTLKDMYNAWGDRRIALARELTKRFEEVIRCGLFDAMERFQEEAPKGEFVVIIEGQDKEFLAEQERDKYSEISIEDHVNKYVEEGLTKKDAIKKAAEDRGLNKRDVYNAVMKK, encoded by the coding sequence TTGAGCGAAAAGGGTAAACTTTATCTGGTAGCAACACCTATCGGTAATTTGCAGGATATAACTTTCAGAGCAATAAATACCCTGAAAGAAGTTGACTTTATAGCGGCGGAAGATACCAGACAGACAATCAAGCTATTAAATCACTTTGAGATAAAAAAGCCTCTTGTAAGTTATTATGAGCATAACAAGGTAGTAAAGGGTAACTATCTGATAGAGCAGTTGCTGCTTGGCAAAAACATTGCTCTGGTGTCTGACGCCGGAAGCCCGGGAATATCTGACCCCGGAGAGGATTTAGTAAAGCTTGCGATAGAAAACAGCGTTGAAGTAACAATGATTCCCGGGCCGGTTGCAGCGGTTACAGGGCTGGTTATATCAGGACTGCCTGCCGGAAGATTCGTATTTGAAGGCTTTCTTCCCATGAATAAGAGGTCAAGACAAGAAAGGCTTCAGCAGTTAAAAAATGAAACAAGGACTATTATATTTTATGAAGCTCCTCATAAACTGCCGTATACATTAAAAGATATGTATAATGCTTGGGGAGACAGAAGGATAGCCCTTGCGAGGGAGCTTACCAAAAGATTTGAAGAAGTCATAAGGTGTGGTTTATTCGATGCAATGGAAAGATTTCAGGAAGAGGCACCAAAGGGTGAGTTTGTTGTCATAATTGAGGGACAGGATAAAGAGTTCCTTGCAGAGCAGGAACGTGACAAATATTCTGAAATCAGCATAGAAGACCATGTAAACAAATACGTTGAAGAGGGACTTACAAAAAAGGATGCCATAAAAAAAGCAGCTGAGGACAGGGGATTAAATAAAAGGGACGTATATAATGCCGTAATGAAAAAATAA
- a CDS encoding AbrB/MazE/SpoVT family DNA-binding domain-containing protein, with amino-acid sequence MKSTGIVRKVDELGRVVLPIELRRTLDIAEKDALEIYVDEATIILKKYEPACIFCGNAKDVIVYKGKNICPECMKELKK; translated from the coding sequence ATGAAATCTACTGGTATTGTAAGAAAGGTTGATGAGCTGGGAAGAGTTGTTCTTCCAATCGAGCTCCGCAGAACGTTGGACATCGCAGAAAAGGATGCTTTAGAAATCTACGTTGATGAGGCAACCATTATTTTGAAGAAATATGAGCCTGCATGTATCTTCTGTGGTAATGCCAAAGATGTAATTGTATACAAGGGTAAGAATATCTGCCCTGAGTGTATGAAAGAACTAAAGAAGTAA
- a CDS encoding nucleoside recognition domain-containing protein, with product MINYIWIGLLILGFAFGIVNGRLDDVTKAAMDSAQTAVTVCIGLLGVMCLWTGLMKVAEKSGLIRIIGRAVRPVLIFLFPEIPKDHPALGAIVMNLVANFLGLGNAATPLGLKAMKELQSLNKDKKTATNAMCMFLVLNTAAIQLVPANIIALRTSAGSKKPAEIIICIWIASVCATIMGIIAAKMLSAVWKKDN from the coding sequence ATGATTAATTATATCTGGATTGGGCTATTAATTCTAGGGTTTGCATTTGGTATAGTAAATGGCAGGCTTGATGATGTAACAAAGGCTGCAATGGATTCTGCCCAGACTGCCGTTACTGTTTGCATAGGCTTACTGGGGGTTATGTGCCTTTGGACAGGGTTAATGAAGGTAGCCGAAAAAAGCGGACTTATCAGAATAATAGGACGTGCAGTAAGGCCGGTTTTAATATTTCTTTTTCCTGAAATACCAAAGGATCATCCGGCTTTAGGTGCTATAGTAATGAACCTGGTTGCAAACTTTCTTGGCTTGGGAAATGCCGCTACACCATTAGGGCTAAAGGCTATGAAGGAATTGCAGAGCCTAAATAAGGATAAGAAAACAGCCACTAATGCCATGTGTATGTTTTTGGTTTTAAATACGGCAGCAATTCAACTGGTGCCCGCAAATATAATTGCTCTTAGAACCTCTGCGGGCTCGAAAAAACCTGCAGAGATAATCATATGCATATGGATTGCATCTGTTTGTGCAACTATTATGGGTATTATAGCGGCAAAGATGCTGTCAGCAGTGTGGAAAAAAGACAATTAG
- a CDS encoding spore maturation protein has translation MGIIRHLSDYAVPAIFVVILGVAVLKKVKAYDVFVEGAMDGIDTIIKIIPSLVGLLVAVGVFKASGAMDSLILLLRPVTDLLGMPPQVAPLALLRPISGSASFAFVTEIIKSFGPDSYAGRVAATMMGSTETIFYTLAVYYGSVGIKNIRYTLIAAIMADIISVIASVWACQFIFG, from the coding sequence ATGGGTATAATTAGGCACTTGTCCGACTACGCTGTTCCTGCAATATTTGTCGTAATACTTGGGGTGGCAGTATTAAAAAAAGTCAAAGCGTATGATGTGTTTGTAGAAGGTGCAATGGACGGAATAGATACAATAATAAAAATAATTCCTTCACTGGTGGGACTTCTCGTTGCAGTGGGAGTTTTCAAGGCGTCCGGCGCCATGGACAGCCTAATACTTTTGCTGAGACCCGTAACAGATTTACTGGGAATGCCTCCGCAGGTTGCTCCATTGGCATTGCTGCGACCCATATCAGGAAGTGCGTCCTTTGCTTTTGTAACCGAGATTATAAAATCCTTTGGGCCGGATTCGTATGCCGGAAGGGTTGCAGCTACAATGATGGGTTCAACAGAAACAATTTTTTATACATTGGCGGTTTATTATGGCTCTGTAGGAATAAAAAATATCAGATATACCCTTATAGCTGCTATAATGGCTGATATTATAAGTGTTATCGCATCCGTGTGGGCCTGTCAGTTTATATTCGGTTAG
- a CDS encoding DUF2600 family protein → MKNIIGSIRFINRYVKKINPIVKKKTEEYYRYTGRIVKYNIKKNAVEALKQSDFDMAVSSVCTFWPGVNVKLASEVIFSFTAIIRYLNKICENSSVVTEAFIRVAFSSLKDAANIRNESFEKYFTFFPSKDDNGYLSILVERCRQKIQLLPSYDIVRDSISAYLALYIDLQVTKYSSDDNEKEVNLIRWSTAHGQKYPDLTNWEFCMCIDSGLDILLLLSLATNPDLSEEEAEDINSAFFPWVSCIHKILECYLKYNDDLSSGSLNYVFYYGNLKEYEDRIEFFTSKALSVRTGYRGNIKSVLKILLSLFISDPKASEGMNRITSKGLYKSGGKGMWLYSLAAKILRALSKF, encoded by the coding sequence ATGAAAAACATCATAGGCTCTATTCGATTTATAAACAGATACGTTAAAAAAATAAATCCCATCGTTAAGAAAAAGACCGAAGAATATTACAGATATACAGGGCGTATAGTAAAATACAATATTAAGAAAAATGCTGTGGAAGCCTTGAAACAAAGCGACTTTGATATGGCCGTTTCATCTGTATGCACTTTTTGGCCCGGTGTTAATGTTAAGCTTGCTTCTGAAGTTATTTTTTCCTTCACGGCTATTATTCGCTACCTGAATAAAATCTGTGAAAATTCGTCTGTTGTAACAGAAGCATTTATCAGAGTAGCCTTTTCTTCATTAAAAGATGCTGCAAATATACGTAATGAATCCTTTGAGAAATATTTTACCTTTTTCCCTTCAAAGGATGATAATGGCTATCTTAGTATTCTTGTTGAAAGATGCCGTCAAAAAATTCAGCTTCTGCCTTCATATGATATTGTCAGAGACTCCATATCTGCATATCTAGCCTTGTACATTGACCTACAGGTAACAAAGTACTCCTCTGACGATAATGAAAAGGAAGTAAACCTCATAAGGTGGAGTACTGCCCACGGACAAAAGTATCCCGACCTTACTAACTGGGAATTCTGTATGTGTATAGATTCGGGACTTGATATACTGCTTTTGCTGTCCCTTGCAACGAACCCCGATTTGAGCGAGGAGGAGGCCGAAGATATTAATTCCGCTTTCTTCCCGTGGGTTAGCTGTATACATAAGATTTTGGAATGTTATCTTAAATACAATGACGACCTTTCTTCCGGCAGCTTGAACTATGTTTTTTATTATGGAAATCTCAAGGAATACGAGGATAGAATCGAATTCTTTACATCAAAAGCTCTGTCTGTCAGAACCGGGTACAGAGGCAATATTAAGTCAGTGCTTAAAATCCTTTTGAGCCTGTTTATTTCTGACCCCAAAGCAAGCGAAGGCATGAACAGAATTACCAGCAAAGGATTGTATAAATCAGGGGGAAAAGGTATGTGGCTATACTCTCTGGCTGCTAAAATACTCAGAGCTCTGAGTAAGTTCTAA